GTTTTGCCCAGGAGTTCCATAGGTAGTCATAGGTATAAATTCATAAAAAATACCATAATCTAGCATGAGCAATAATTCCTTAGAGTCATTCTGACCTTGTATGGCAAAAAAGCCTTCTGAGGCATTGTAAATCTCGTAATACTTGAAAGAATTAGACGGGATCAACTTTTGGTATTGCTCCATGTAAGGGTCAAAACTTACGCCTCCATGGAAGTAAACTTCAAGGTTAGGCCACACTTCAAGTAAATTTGACGCGCCTGTAGTCTCAAGAACATTATTTAACAAAACAAGCATCCATGAAGGAACACCAGAAAGACTTGTAACATCCTGCTGGATAGTCTCGTCTACAATGGCTTGCATTTTAGTTTCCCAATCACTTAGAAGGGAAACGCCGTTAGTTGGTGTACTACTGAACTCTGCCCAGAAAGGCATGTTGTCAATTAATATAGCCGAAAGATCACCATAAACAGTTCCATTATCTTGGTACAACTGCTTGCTGCCGCCTAGCCTAAGTCCTTTGCCAGAAAATAGTTGTGAGCCTTCGTTATTGTTGAGATACATACATAATAAGTCCTTACTTGCTGCATAGTGGCAGTTTTCAAGTGATTCTGGGCTTACGGGAATGTACTTGCTGCGAGCATTTGTAGTACCACTACTTTGTGCAAACCATTTTATAGGTGTAGGCCACATTATGTTTGTCTCACCTTTGCGGCTACGCTCTATATATTCTTGATTTTCCTCATAAGAGGTAACTGGAATGCGGTCTGCAAACTCACGATATGACTTGATAGATTTAAAGTCATAAGCCCTACCTATCTCGGTATCTTTTGCTTTTTCTATGAGTTTAGTGCGCAATTCTTCTTGAACCTCAGAGGGGTACTTCATAAAAAGTTCCATCTGGTGAATGCGTTTTTTCAGGAACCAAGAAGCAATGGAATGCACTAAAGGGAT
The genomic region above belongs to Dokdonia sp. Dokd-P16 and contains:
- a CDS encoding GH3 auxin-responsive promoter family protein; this encodes MAIPLVHSIASWFLKKRIHQMELFMKYPSEVQEELRTKLIEKAKDTEIGRAYDFKSIKSYREFADRIPVTSYEENQEYIERSRKGETNIMWPTPIKWFAQSSGTTNARSKYIPVSPESLENCHYAASKDLLCMYLNNNEGSQLFSGKGLRLGGSKQLYQDNGTVYGDLSAILIDNMPFWAEFSSTPTNGVSLLSDWETKMQAIVDETIQQDVTSLSGVPSWMLVLLNNVLETTGASNLLEVWPNLEVYFHGGVSFDPYMEQYQKLIPSNSFKYYEIYNASEGFFAIQGQNDSKELLLMLDYGIFYEFIPMTTYGTPGQNVIPLTEVEVGVNYAIVITTNAGLWRYKIGDTVRFTSTSPYRIKVTGRTKHHINVFGEELIIENAEEALKRATSETGAEIKDYTAAPIFMDGKEKGAHEWIIEFKNPPDDIALFNHKLDLALQEVNSDYQAKRFNNTTLNAPTIHSARENLFYDWLRENNKLGGQHKVPRLSNKRDFVEALLELA